The following proteins are co-located in the Granulicella pectinivorans genome:
- a CDS encoding MATE family efflux transporter, translated as MLTLALPLILAELGWMSMGIVDTIMVGHMAHPVLAIAAAALGQVLYNTIAFGLAGVLLGLDTYLSQSHGAGRVDEANRWLLHGLVLAVALAAALMLIIGAAPIALMHLPADHDVLLHASSFLRALNWGTPPLFLAFVLRRYLQAFNHVKPIAISLVTANVVNALVNWLLIYGHHWGPIQIPALGVYGSGLSTAISRLYLAGFMAVAVYRLDRRHHYGLRTTPRLFDATRITRLLSLGAPAGAGIFVEISIFGAVTFLIGTMGPLPLAGHEIALNCASFTFMIPFAISAAAAVRVGQAIGRKSPREAASAGWAAILLGAIAMATCSLFLAGFPHAIASAFTLDPTVIAATVPLLYIAAAFQFFDGVQITANGALRGAGDTHTGLIVQLAGYWAIALPLGYYLGFRRHLGPAGLWIGLCTGLIVAATCLALKWRHTTRHVPIAG; from the coding sequence ATGCTCACCCTCGCCCTCCCGCTCATCCTCGCGGAGCTGGGCTGGATGTCCATGGGCATCGTCGACACCATCATGGTCGGCCACATGGCCCACCCGGTCCTCGCCATCGCCGCCGCCGCCCTCGGACAGGTCCTGTACAACACCATCGCCTTCGGCCTCGCCGGTGTCCTCCTCGGCCTCGACACCTACCTCTCCCAGTCTCACGGAGCCGGTCGCGTCGACGAAGCCAACCGCTGGCTCCTCCACGGCCTCGTCCTGGCCGTAGCCCTCGCCGCGGCCCTCATGCTGATCATCGGTGCAGCCCCCATCGCGCTGATGCACCTGCCCGCCGACCACGACGTTCTCCTCCACGCATCGAGCTTCCTGCGCGCCCTCAACTGGGGAACGCCCCCACTCTTTCTGGCCTTCGTCCTCCGCCGCTATCTCCAGGCCTTCAACCACGTCAAGCCCATCGCGATCTCCCTGGTCACCGCGAACGTCGTCAACGCGCTCGTCAACTGGCTCCTCATCTACGGTCACCACTGGGGCCCCATTCAGATCCCCGCGTTGGGCGTCTACGGCTCCGGCCTCTCGACTGCCATCTCGCGCCTCTACCTGGCTGGCTTCATGGCCGTCGCCGTCTACCGCCTCGACCGCCGCCACCACTATGGCCTCCGCACCACCCCACGCCTCTTCGACGCCACCCGGATCACCCGCCTCCTGAGCCTCGGAGCCCCAGCCGGAGCCGGCATCTTCGTCGAAATCTCCATCTTCGGAGCCGTCACCTTTCTCATCGGCACCATGGGCCCACTGCCTCTCGCGGGACATGAGATCGCCCTCAACTGCGCCTCCTTCACCTTCATGATTCCCTTCGCCATCTCCGCCGCCGCAGCGGTCCGCGTCGGACAGGCGATCGGCCGCAAATCCCCGCGCGAAGCAGCCTCCGCCGGATGGGCCGCGATCCTGCTTGGAGCCATCGCCATGGCCACCTGCTCCCTCTTCCTCGCTGGCTTCCCCCACGCCATCGCGTCCGCCTTTACGCTGGACCCGACCGTCATCGCCGCTACCGTCCCGCTACTCTACATCGCCGCCGCCTTCCAGTTCTTCGACGGCGTCCAGATCACCGCCAACGGAGCCCTCCGCGGAGCCGGCGATACCCACACCGGCCTCATCGTGCAACTCGCTGGCTACTGGGCCATCGCCCTGCCCCTCGGCTACTACCTGGGCTTCCGCCGCCACCTCGGCCCCGCCGGCCTCTGGATCGGCCTATGCACCGGCCTCATCGTCGCCGCGACATGCCTCGCCCTCAAATGGCGTCACACCACCCGCCACGTCCCGATTGCCGGGTAA
- a CDS encoding threonine synthase, with protein sequence MPAIAFLECVRCHHQVSAATPQTLCPLCAGSLYVRYDMDALKQTAHRDSPAQYAAASPASLGMWRYKDVLPDVTPVTLGEGWTPMLQSKRYPGLYIKEEGANPTGTFKARGLGLAVTMAKHYGLEHLAVPSAGNAAGALAAYAAAAGIAAHIFMPQDVPLANYLEGIVYGADVTMVDGLISDCARLVGENIKAQKAANTPANQVWFDISTLKEPFRVEGKKTMGYELVEQLGWTYPDAVFYPTGGGVGLIGMWKAFEEMEQLGWVSGKRPKMYALQASGCAPMATAYEQGKDVSTFFENAATFAAGLRVPKPYGDAIILEIVRESGGKALAYPDETLLASLLDWAKHEGIFLSPEGAAATAAYDALIAGGDLKTTDKVVLFNTGAGLKYTDMTADAMHLKRPGTLPKSMPVGGIITPV encoded by the coding sequence ATGCCTGCGATAGCTTTTCTGGAATGCGTTCGATGTCATCATCAAGTCTCCGCCGCCACTCCTCAGACCCTCTGCCCCCTCTGCGCCGGCTCCCTCTACGTTCGTTACGACATGGACGCCCTCAAGCAGACCGCCCACCGCGATAGCCCCGCGCAGTACGCTGCCGCCTCCCCCGCCAGCCTGGGAATGTGGCGCTACAAGGATGTCCTGCCCGACGTCACGCCGGTGACGCTTGGCGAGGGTTGGACCCCTATGCTCCAGTCCAAGCGCTACCCGGGCCTCTACATCAAGGAAGAGGGCGCCAACCCTACCGGTACCTTCAAGGCGCGCGGCCTCGGCCTCGCCGTCACCATGGCCAAACACTACGGCCTCGAACACCTCGCCGTGCCCTCGGCGGGTAACGCCGCCGGAGCCCTCGCTGCCTACGCCGCCGCCGCCGGCATCGCCGCCCACATCTTCATGCCGCAGGACGTCCCCCTCGCCAACTACCTCGAGGGCATCGTCTACGGAGCCGACGTCACCATGGTCGACGGCCTCATCTCCGACTGCGCCCGGCTCGTCGGCGAAAACATCAAGGCCCAGAAGGCCGCCAACACCCCCGCCAACCAGGTCTGGTTCGACATCTCCACGCTCAAAGAGCCCTTCCGCGTCGAAGGCAAGAAGACCATGGGCTACGAGCTCGTCGAGCAGCTCGGCTGGACCTACCCCGACGCCGTCTTCTACCCCACCGGCGGAGGCGTAGGCCTCATCGGCATGTGGAAGGCCTTCGAGGAGATGGAGCAGTTAGGCTGGGTCTCCGGTAAGCGCCCCAAGATGTATGCGCTGCAAGCCAGCGGATGCGCCCCCATGGCCACCGCCTACGAGCAGGGCAAGGACGTCAGCACCTTCTTCGAAAACGCCGCCACCTTTGCAGCAGGGCTTCGCGTCCCGAAACCCTATGGCGACGCCATCATCCTCGAGATCGTCCGCGAGTCTGGTGGCAAAGCCCTCGCCTACCCCGACGAAACCCTGCTCGCCAGCCTTCTCGACTGGGCGAAGCATGAGGGCATCTTCCTCTCGCCCGAAGGCGCAGCCGCCACCGCGGCCTACGACGCCCTCATCGCGGGCGGCGACCTCAAGACCACGGACAAGGTCGTCCTCTTCAACACCGGAGCCGGCCTCAAGTACACGGACATGACCGCCGATGCCATGCACCTGAAGCGTCCCGGCACCCTGCCGAAGAGCATGCCCGTAGGCGGTATCATCACCCCCGTCTAG
- a CDS encoding HAD family hydrolase, whose product MIETSEMDRVMLPAGAGAVRLVAVDMDGTLLDGDARVSPRALAAIAAAERAGVHFVIATGRRHSYAMRVLRELEMTPDNVLITSNGAVVRQVDARLIETTHLPISTARWLMEHMREFRNAMVLTFDRVGTDGDDARGALVVEELEDLHRSIEKWMIANAPYIQHVDRMEDALGGDAPIQLMICGTVERMRRAEARLLEDPRVVAVGRETRPETEVQLARTEYPERDLSIVDILPAGCSKGAAVMRFAASQGVKPGEMMAIGDNWNDLSMLEVVGYPVVMENAPEDFLAVALERGWFVAPKNTEDGVARVVEGVLAGLER is encoded by the coding sequence GTGATTGAGACCTCGGAGATGGACCGCGTGATGTTGCCCGCCGGAGCTGGAGCGGTGCGCCTGGTAGCTGTGGATATGGACGGGACGCTGCTGGATGGCGATGCCAGGGTGAGCCCCCGGGCGCTGGCGGCGATTGCGGCGGCGGAGCGGGCCGGTGTGCATTTTGTGATTGCGACGGGGCGTCGCCACAGCTATGCGATGCGCGTGCTGCGGGAGCTGGAGATGACTCCGGACAACGTGCTGATCACCTCCAACGGGGCGGTGGTACGCCAGGTGGACGCGCGCTTGATCGAGACGACGCATCTGCCGATTTCGACCGCACGGTGGCTGATGGAGCATATGCGCGAGTTCCGCAATGCGATGGTGCTGACCTTCGACCGGGTTGGGACGGACGGGGACGACGCGCGCGGGGCTCTGGTGGTGGAAGAGTTGGAGGACCTGCACCGGTCGATTGAGAAATGGATGATCGCCAATGCGCCCTATATCCAGCATGTGGATCGGATGGAAGACGCGCTGGGGGGCGATGCGCCGATCCAGTTGATGATCTGCGGGACGGTGGAGAGGATGCGGCGAGCCGAGGCCCGGCTGCTCGAAGACCCGCGGGTGGTGGCGGTGGGACGGGAGACAAGGCCGGAGACGGAGGTGCAACTGGCGCGGACGGAGTATCCGGAGCGGGATCTGTCGATCGTGGATATTCTGCCGGCGGGCTGCTCGAAGGGTGCGGCGGTGATGCGGTTCGCGGCATCGCAGGGTGTGAAACCCGGGGAGATGATGGCGATCGGGGATAACTGGAACGATCTGTCGATGCTGGAGGTAGTGGGGTATCCGGTGGTGATGGAAAATGCTCCGGAGGATTTTCTGGCCGTGGCGCTGGAGCGTGGGTGGTTCGTGGCTCCGAAGAATACGGAGGACGGGGTAGCGCGGGTGGTGGAGGGAGTTCTGGCGGGATTGGAAAGATAG
- a CDS encoding lytic transglycosylase domain-containing protein, whose amino-acid sequence MIRRIPILGILLALAPVGALAAEHVTLTNGFSVDCVKHEALGESGMVRLFPLSASDSTYMDVPAGAVKSVEPLMEIPVVAAPSSSLETHLADAKCGAPGSAACPRTDSVKGLLVEAGAKHHIDVDLLAAVVKAESGGQVRAVSRVRAQGLMQLMPGTAAGLGVKDAFKPEENIAGGTEYLDRLLTRYHDDVALALAAYNAGPGAVDRWHGVPPYRETRAYVTRIINEFNRRKMALRTAVR is encoded by the coding sequence GTGATTCGTCGGATTCCAATCCTGGGGATTTTGCTGGCGCTGGCTCCGGTGGGGGCTTTGGCGGCCGAGCACGTGACCCTGACCAATGGGTTTTCGGTGGATTGCGTGAAGCATGAGGCGCTGGGTGAGAGCGGGATGGTGCGGCTTTTTCCGTTGAGCGCTTCGGACTCTACCTATATGGATGTGCCTGCGGGGGCGGTGAAGTCCGTGGAGCCTCTGATGGAGATTCCGGTGGTTGCGGCTCCTTCGAGTTCGCTGGAAACCCACCTCGCAGACGCGAAATGTGGGGCACCCGGTTCTGCTGCCTGTCCCAGGACCGATTCGGTGAAGGGTCTGCTGGTGGAGGCTGGGGCGAAGCACCATATCGATGTGGATCTGCTGGCAGCGGTGGTGAAGGCCGAGTCGGGTGGCCAGGTGAGGGCGGTTTCGCGGGTTAGGGCGCAGGGGTTGATGCAGTTGATGCCTGGAACTGCTGCGGGGCTTGGGGTCAAGGATGCGTTCAAGCCGGAGGAGAATATCGCTGGGGGAACGGAGTATCTGGACCGTCTGCTGACGCGGTATCACGACGATGTGGCGCTGGCGCTGGCTGCGTATAATGCGGGGCCGGGAGCGGTGGACCGCTGGCATGGGGTTCCTCCGTACCGGGAGACGCGGGCTTATGTGACGCGGATTATCAATGAGTTCAACCGGCGGAAGATGGCGTTGCGGACTGCGGTTCGGTAG
- a CDS encoding lysylphosphatidylglycerol synthase transmembrane domain-containing protein: MADEAIAIEKPAAKGNRALLWAAALVILAVLVWVFRGRIHFDWGSFVAQIRQASLGHLAAAIGLIWATYWLRSTRWMVFVSPVKKIGPFTTVGSQFIGFTAVALFGRLADLTRPYLISRKIELSIASQVAVYTIERMFDLGAAAILFSGALAFTPADVPHHQEFVKAGMVMLAGTAAMGLFAVAIRVSGGVLAGFARAVFGRVSKGFGDAVAEKILGFREGLQAISSWQEFVIALGISLAMWTAIGYAYVQTAHAFQQTPELAGLTFARTMLLMGASIGGSVLQLPVIGWFTQIAVTATAMHAFFDAPVEAATACGAALLVVTNLSIVPVGLVYAQIGKVSLRGVAVESKQ; the protein is encoded by the coding sequence ATGGCAGACGAAGCGATTGCGATCGAGAAGCCGGCGGCGAAGGGCAACAGAGCTCTGCTCTGGGCGGCGGCGCTGGTGATTCTGGCGGTGCTGGTCTGGGTGTTTCGGGGGCGGATTCACTTCGACTGGGGGAGCTTTGTCGCGCAGATCCGGCAGGCGAGCCTTGGGCATCTGGCGGCGGCGATTGGCCTGATCTGGGCGACGTACTGGCTGCGCTCGACGCGGTGGATGGTGTTCGTTTCGCCGGTGAAGAAGATCGGTCCGTTCACGACGGTAGGGTCGCAGTTTATAGGGTTTACGGCGGTGGCCCTGTTTGGGCGGCTGGCGGATCTGACGCGGCCTTATCTGATCTCCAGGAAGATCGAGCTTTCGATCGCGTCGCAGGTGGCGGTGTATACGATCGAGCGGATGTTCGATCTGGGTGCTGCGGCGATCCTGTTTTCGGGCGCGCTGGCATTTACTCCGGCTGACGTTCCGCACCACCAGGAGTTTGTGAAGGCTGGGATGGTGATGCTGGCGGGGACGGCGGCGATGGGGCTGTTCGCGGTGGCGATCCGGGTGTCGGGTGGCGTGCTGGCGGGGTTTGCGCGGGCGGTGTTCGGGCGGGTGTCGAAGGGATTCGGCGATGCAGTGGCGGAGAAGATCCTGGGGTTCCGGGAGGGGCTGCAGGCGATCTCGTCGTGGCAGGAGTTTGTGATTGCGCTGGGGATCTCGCTGGCGATGTGGACGGCGATCGGGTACGCATATGTGCAGACGGCGCATGCGTTCCAGCAGACGCCGGAGCTGGCGGGGCTGACGTTCGCGAGGACGATGCTGCTGATGGGCGCGAGTATTGGCGGGTCGGTGCTGCAGTTGCCGGTGATCGGATGGTTTACGCAGATTGCGGTGACGGCGACGGCGATGCATGCGTTCTTCGACGCTCCGGTGGAGGCGGCAACGGCGTGCGGCGCGGCTCTGCTGGTGGTGACGAACCTTTCGATTGTGCCGGTAGGTCTGGTGTACGCGCAGATCGGGAAGGTGAGCTTGCGGGGCGTGGCCGTGGAGTCGAAACAGTAG
- the nrdR gene encoding transcriptional regulator NrdR, whose amino-acid sequence MKCPYCGFAQDRVVDSRESKEADSIRRRRECESCQKRFTTYERIDEIPYMVVKKDGRRERFDRQKVLAGIIQSCQKRSVSAAQMESIVDQVEAFVVDSPERERTTSSVGELIMARLKDIDTVAYIRFASVYRDFKDVREFKAELEELLSGKHPAKS is encoded by the coding sequence ATGAAGTGTCCCTATTGTGGTTTTGCCCAGGATCGTGTCGTCGATTCGCGAGAGAGTAAGGAAGCCGATTCGATCCGTCGGCGTCGTGAGTGTGAGAGCTGCCAGAAGCGCTTTACGACCTATGAGCGGATCGATGAGATTCCCTACATGGTGGTGAAGAAGGACGGACGGCGCGAGCGGTTCGACCGGCAGAAGGTGCTGGCGGGGATCATCCAGAGCTGCCAGAAGCGGAGCGTTTCTGCCGCGCAGATGGAGTCGATCGTGGATCAGGTGGAGGCGTTCGTCGTCGACTCGCCGGAGCGGGAGCGGACCACGAGTTCAGTGGGTGAGCTGATTATGGCTCGGCTGAAGGATATCGATACGGTTGCGTATATCCGGTTCGCAAGCGTGTATCGGGACTTCAAGGATGTTCGGGAGTTCAAGGCGGAGCTGGAAGAGCTGTTGAGCGGGAAGCATCCGGCGAAGAGTTAG
- a CDS encoding isocitrate/isopropylmalate dehydrogenase family protein, with the protein MATTHKVTLIPGDGIGPEVTAATVSIIEAAAKTTGASFEWHRYDAGADAFAKTGEYIPKELYASIEENKVALKGPVTTPIGGGFSSINVTLRKKFDLYSNFRPVKNLPGLETKFPGIDMVIFRENTEDLYAGLEVMINPDIAQSLKIITRKGSTRIARSAFEFAKKSGRKKVHAIHKANIMKLSDGLFLKCCKEVAAEYPEITYAEHIVDNTCMQLVMNPWQYDVILTENLYGDILSDLCSGLIGGLGLVPGANLGVNCAIFEAVHGSAPDIAGQDKANPTALLQSALLMLRHLDEDATADIIQKALEAVYAEGKTLTRDVGGTSGTKAFADAVIAAM; encoded by the coding sequence ATGGCAACGACGCACAAGGTTACATTGATCCCCGGTGATGGCATTGGACCCGAAGTGACGGCGGCTACCGTCTCGATCATCGAGGCGGCGGCGAAGACCACCGGGGCCAGCTTCGAGTGGCACCGCTACGATGCGGGCGCGGATGCGTTTGCCAAGACGGGGGAGTACATCCCCAAGGAACTATATGCCTCGATCGAGGAGAACAAGGTTGCACTCAAGGGACCGGTGACGACTCCGATCGGCGGCGGGTTCTCGTCGATCAATGTGACGCTGCGCAAGAAGTTCGACCTGTATTCGAACTTCCGTCCGGTGAAGAATCTGCCTGGTCTGGAGACGAAGTTCCCGGGTATCGACATGGTGATCTTCCGTGAGAACACCGAGGACCTGTATGCGGGTCTCGAAGTGATGATCAACCCGGATATCGCACAGTCGTTGAAGATCATTACACGCAAGGGATCGACCCGTATTGCTCGCTCGGCGTTCGAGTTTGCGAAGAAGAGCGGACGCAAGAAGGTACATGCGATTCACAAAGCCAACATCATGAAGCTGTCCGATGGACTGTTCCTGAAGTGCTGCAAGGAAGTGGCCGCCGAGTATCCGGAGATCACGTACGCGGAGCATATCGTCGACAACACCTGCATGCAGTTGGTGATGAATCCATGGCAGTATGACGTGATTCTGACGGAGAACCTGTACGGCGATATTCTTTCGGATCTCTGCTCGGGGTTGATCGGCGGGCTTGGTCTGGTTCCGGGTGCGAACCTGGGCGTGAACTGCGCGATCTTCGAAGCGGTGCATGGCTCGGCCCCGGACATTGCGGGACAGGACAAGGCGAACCCGACGGCGCTGCTGCAGTCGGCTCTGCTGATGTTGCGGCACCTCGACGAGGATGCCACGGCGGACATCATCCAGAAGGCGCTGGAGGCGGTGTATGCGGAGGGCAAGACGCTGACACGCGATGTCGGCGGCACGAGCGGGACGAAGGCGTTTGCGGATGCCGTGATCGCTGCGATGTAG
- a CDS encoding type II toxin-antitoxin system VapC family toxin → MSSIGPSLLDTNIVSETMKRRPDDRVLRFLDKTESSDLYLSVLTLGELRKGVIWKARTDPQGAIALGAWVDGLEFSFADRILGIDAAVSRTWGELSAQRSRPIIDTLLAATAIHHRLTLITRNVKDVYDIPVQVFNPWATPVQ, encoded by the coding sequence GTGAGCTCGATCGGTCCCTCTCTCCTCGACACGAATATCGTCTCGGAGACGATGAAGAGGCGTCCCGATGATCGCGTCTTGCGCTTTCTCGATAAAACGGAGTCTTCGGACCTCTACCTGAGTGTCCTGACCCTTGGCGAACTACGGAAGGGAGTTATCTGGAAGGCGCGGACTGACCCGCAAGGTGCGATAGCCCTTGGTGCGTGGGTGGATGGTCTCGAGTTCTCTTTCGCCGACCGCATCCTCGGCATCGACGCCGCCGTGTCCCGAACCTGGGGTGAACTTTCAGCTCAACGGAGCCGTCCCATTATCGATACCTTGCTTGCCGCCACTGCGATTCACCATCGCCTCACCTTGATAACGCGAAATGTCAAAGACGTATACGACATCCCGGTCCAGGTATTCAATCCGTGGGCGACGCCGGTTCAGTAG
- a CDS encoding type II toxin-antitoxin system Phd/YefM family antitoxin produces the protein MANWQIKDAKNRFSELVEDANVKGPQVITRHGTERAVVLSIEEYRSLVAHKPDFKAYLLSGPKFDDFEIKRDRSTGRTIRL, from the coding sequence ATGGCGAACTGGCAGATCAAAGACGCAAAAAACCGTTTCAGCGAACTCGTCGAGGACGCCAACGTCAAAGGTCCCCAGGTGATTACGCGCCATGGCACAGAGCGCGCCGTCGTATTATCGATCGAAGAATACCGCTCGCTCGTCGCGCACAAGCCGGACTTCAAAGCCTATTTACTTAGCGGCCCGAAGTTCGATGACTTCGAGATTAAACGTGATCGCAGTACCGGCAGGACGATTCGGCTGTGA
- the asd gene encoding aspartate-semialdehyde dehydrogenase codes for MERRNVGILGATGMVGQRFIQLLAQHPWFEITWIAASDRSAGKTYAEACRWKLDTPLPPRIAAMTLQPNVPEGSAVELPKIIFAALDADIARELEPKFAAVGCAVISNSSAFRMTTDVPLVVPEVNADHLPLIEHQSWRKENGGKGGYIVTNPNCSAIGLVLALKPLEEKFGIESLFVSTMQAVSGAGYPGVASLDILGNVVPFIKNEEEKMQEEVVKLLGAAKGDHVEMLDARLTAHCNRVAVEDGHTECISIKLRKPATFDEIVAAWEGFKPLEGQHLPSAPDSPVEYDHAVDRPQPRLDRMRGKGMTTVVGRLRPCSLLDWKFVLLSHNTIRGAAGAAILNAEVLARLGKFETKKKVLA; via the coding sequence ATGGAACGGCGAAACGTAGGAATTCTCGGTGCCACTGGAATGGTGGGCCAGCGCTTTATTCAACTCCTCGCACAGCATCCCTGGTTTGAGATCACGTGGATTGCGGCGAGCGATCGTTCGGCGGGCAAGACGTACGCCGAGGCCTGCCGGTGGAAGCTCGACACTCCCCTGCCCCCACGCATTGCGGCGATGACGCTGCAGCCGAATGTCCCCGAAGGATCGGCGGTTGAGCTGCCGAAGATTATCTTCGCGGCGCTAGATGCGGATATTGCGCGGGAGCTGGAGCCGAAGTTTGCGGCTGTGGGCTGCGCGGTCATCTCGAACTCGTCCGCGTTTCGCATGACGACGGATGTGCCTCTGGTCGTCCCCGAGGTCAATGCGGACCATCTGCCTCTGATCGAGCACCAGAGCTGGCGCAAGGAGAACGGCGGCAAGGGCGGGTACATCGTCACGAACCCGAACTGTTCGGCCATTGGGCTGGTGCTGGCGCTGAAGCCGCTCGAAGAGAAGTTCGGCATCGAGAGTCTGTTCGTCTCGACGATGCAGGCGGTCAGCGGCGCGGGCTATCCCGGCGTCGCTTCGCTGGATATTCTCGGCAACGTCGTCCCGTTCATCAAGAACGAAGAAGAGAAGATGCAGGAAGAGGTTGTGAAGCTGCTGGGTGCGGCAAAGGGCGACCACGTCGAGATGCTCGACGCGCGTCTGACCGCGCACTGCAACCGCGTCGCCGTGGAAGATGGCCACACGGAGTGCATCTCGATCAAGCTGCGCAAGCCGGCGACGTTCGACGAGATCGTCGCGGCGTGGGAGGGTTTCAAGCCGCTCGAAGGGCAGCATCTGCCTTCGGCTCCCGATTCGCCGGTGGAATACGACCATGCCGTCGACCGTCCGCAGCCGCGGCTGGATCGCATGCGCGGCAAAGGCATGACGACGGTGGTTGGCCGTCTGCGTCCGTGCTCGCTGCTGGACTGGAAGTTCGTTCTTCTGTCGCACAATACGATTCGCGGGGCTGCGGGTGCGGCCATTCTGAACGCGGAGGTATTGGCGCGTCTGGGTAAGTTCGAGACGAAGAAGAAGGTGCTGGCATGA